A window from Cryptosporangium phraense encodes these proteins:
- a CDS encoding UDP-glucuronic acid decarboxylase family protein: MAQRYGTGYRTLLTGGAGFVGSHLCDALLARGGEVVAVDNFVTGSRQNVAHLADEPRFTLVEADVAEGLPVSGHFDAVLHFASPASPTDFEKLAFEVMKVNSAGTFHSLDVAREQGARFVLASTSEAYGDPEVHPQPESYRGNVNPIGPRAVYDEAKRFAEAATAGYRRIYGVDTGIVRIFNTYGPRMRPDDGRAIPTFASQALAGAPITVHGTGAQTRSICYVSDLVDGILAMLDSDQPGPINLGSEHELTMRELAETIVELAGSGSTISYLPRPTDDPELRRPDLTRARELLGFAPSVGPAEGLRRTLNWFTETVRGTTATL; this comes from the coding sequence ATGGCACAGCGGTACGGAACCGGTTACCGGACATTGCTGACCGGCGGTGCCGGGTTCGTCGGCTCCCACCTCTGCGACGCGCTGCTCGCACGGGGCGGCGAGGTCGTCGCGGTCGACAACTTCGTCACCGGCAGCCGTCAGAACGTCGCCCACCTGGCCGACGAGCCCCGGTTCACGCTCGTCGAGGCCGACGTCGCCGAGGGTCTGCCGGTCAGCGGTCACTTCGACGCCGTGCTGCACTTCGCCTCGCCGGCGTCGCCGACCGACTTCGAGAAGCTCGCCTTCGAGGTCATGAAGGTCAATTCCGCGGGGACGTTCCACAGCCTCGACGTCGCCCGTGAGCAGGGTGCCCGGTTCGTCCTCGCGTCGACGTCCGAGGCGTACGGCGACCCCGAGGTCCACCCGCAGCCGGAGTCGTACCGGGGGAACGTCAACCCGATCGGCCCGCGGGCGGTCTACGACGAGGCGAAGCGGTTCGCCGAGGCCGCCACGGCCGGCTACCGGCGCATCTACGGCGTCGACACCGGCATCGTCCGCATCTTCAACACGTACGGCCCCCGGATGCGCCCGGACGACGGCCGGGCCATCCCGACGTTCGCCTCCCAGGCGCTGGCCGGGGCGCCCATCACCGTGCACGGCACCGGCGCCCAGACCCGGTCGATCTGCTACGTCTCCGACCTGGTCGACGGCATTCTGGCGATGCTCGACTCGGACCAGCCCGGACCGATCAACCTCGGCAGCGAGCACGAGCTGACGATGCGCGAACTCGCCGAGACGATCGTCGAGCTGGCCGGTTCGGGGTCGACGATCAGCTATCTCCCGCGTCCGACCGACGACCCGGAGCTGCGCCGTCCGGACCTGACCCGGGCCCGCGAACTGCTGGGGTTCGCCCCGTCGGTGGGCCCGGCCGAGGGTCTGCGCCGCACTCTCAACTGGTTCACCGAGACTGTCCGAGGTACGACAGCAACGCTCTGA
- a CDS encoding LCP family protein: MSRTEPPASKPRVTRGNVYGTPGGTGRAYAPGAPRKKPRWGRIALVVVGVVVLIGLAAAGCGLAYVSNLDDKLHRTDAFSGLGERPGKTVDGTQNILFLGSDSRDGGAYDPKAKPNANEGTVKNERSDAIMVLHIPADHKKAYLISIPRDTYVFVPELNGHGGQKAKINAAFAWGGIPLTVKTVENFTGVKIDHVAKIDFNGFKKMTDAVGGVDVTVDKTVKDPRSKRTFKAGVNHLDGAAALDYVRQRYGLPRGDFDRVQRQQIFLRALAQKATDTGTLTNPVKLKNFLDATTESLTVDNGFSLKDMALEFRGLRPSDITFITSPHLGSQNVDGQSVVVSDKEKAIALWSAVEKDDVADWLAANPANNATRGS, encoded by the coding sequence GTGTCGCGCACCGAACCCCCCGCGTCGAAACCACGCGTCACGCGCGGCAACGTCTACGGCACGCCCGGCGGGACCGGCCGGGCCTACGCTCCCGGCGCCCCGCGGAAGAAGCCGCGCTGGGGCCGCATCGCGCTCGTCGTCGTCGGCGTGGTGGTTCTGATCGGGCTGGCCGCGGCCGGCTGCGGCCTGGCCTACGTGAGCAACCTCGACGACAAGCTGCACCGCACCGACGCGTTCTCCGGCCTCGGTGAGCGGCCCGGCAAGACGGTGGACGGCACCCAGAACATCCTGTTCCTGGGCTCGGACTCGCGCGACGGTGGCGCCTACGACCCGAAGGCCAAGCCGAACGCGAACGAGGGCACGGTCAAGAACGAGCGCAGCGACGCGATCATGGTGTTGCACATCCCGGCCGACCACAAGAAGGCGTACCTGATCTCGATCCCCCGGGACACCTACGTCTTCGTGCCCGAGCTGAACGGCCACGGCGGCCAGAAGGCCAAGATCAACGCCGCGTTCGCCTGGGGCGGTATCCCGCTCACCGTGAAGACCGTCGAGAACTTCACCGGCGTCAAGATCGACCACGTCGCCAAGATCGACTTCAACGGCTTCAAGAAGATGACCGACGCGGTCGGTGGCGTCGACGTGACCGTCGACAAGACGGTCAAGGACCCGCGCAGCAAGCGGACGTTCAAGGCCGGCGTGAACCACCTCGACGGCGCGGCCGCGCTCGACTACGTCCGGCAGCGGTACGGCCTGCCCCGCGGTGACTTCGACCGGGTGCAGCGGCAGCAGATCTTCCTGCGGGCGCTGGCCCAGAAGGCCACCGACACCGGCACGCTGACCAACCCGGTCAAGCTCAAGAACTTCCTGGACGCCACGACCGAGTCGCTCACCGTCGACAACGGCTTCTCGCTGAAGGACATGGCGCTGGAGTTCCGCGGCCTGCGCCCGAGCGACATCACGTTCATCACTTCGCCGCACCTGGGCTCGCAGAACGTCGACGGGCAGAGCGTCGTGGTGTCGGACAAGGAGAAGGCGATCGCGCTCTGGAGCGCGGTGGAGAAGGACGACGTGGCCGACTGGCTGGCCGCGAACCCGGCCAACAACGCAACACGCGGTAGCTGA
- a CDS encoding cation acetate symporter, with the protein MSADAIFAAEASGTSSGARTLTIVLFLIFVAATLAITIWASRQTRTATDFYAGGRGFSGFQNGLAIGGDYMSAASFLGIAGIIALYGYDGFLYSIGFLVAWLVALLLVAEPLRNSGRFTMADVLSFRMRQRPVRTAASLSTIVVSIFYLLAQMVGAGALVALLLGIKAGETFLGMTADTAKILTIVLVGALMIVYVTIGGMKGTTWVQIVKAALLMTGAALMTVLVLWKFNFNLSSLLGQAAEASGKGSAFLEPGLRYGVETAGDAGKTLTSKLDLISLGLALVLGTAGLPHILIRFYTVPTARAARTSVNWAITLIGIFYLMTLALGFGAAALVGGKAIAAQDAAGNTAAPQLAEELGKEYAGNGGGAVLLAVIAAVAFATILAVVAGLTLASSSSLAHDFYANVVKRGQVSERQEVNVAKIAAFVIGAISIVLAIFAQQLNVAFLVALAFAVAASANLPAILLSLFWKRFNTTGATAGIYGGLIAAVVLVFFSPVVSGKGVNATTGKSLSLFPADVDFHWFPLDNPGLVSIPIGFACAIIGTYLSKERDDEKWAELEVRSLTGSGAV; encoded by the coding sequence GTGAGCGCCGACGCGATTTTCGCCGCCGAAGCCAGCGGCACCAGCTCCGGCGCCCGGACGCTGACGATCGTCCTGTTCCTGATCTTCGTCGCGGCCACGCTGGCCATCACGATCTGGGCCAGCCGCCAGACCCGGACCGCCACCGACTTCTACGCCGGTGGACGCGGGTTCTCGGGCTTCCAGAACGGGCTTGCGATCGGCGGCGACTACATGTCCGCCGCGAGCTTCCTCGGCATCGCCGGCATCATCGCGCTCTACGGCTACGACGGCTTCCTGTACTCGATCGGGTTCCTGGTCGCCTGGCTGGTCGCGCTGCTGCTCGTCGCCGAGCCGCTGCGCAACTCGGGCCGGTTCACGATGGCCGACGTGCTCTCGTTCCGGATGCGTCAGCGTCCGGTGCGCACGGCGGCGTCGCTCTCCACGATCGTCGTCTCGATCTTCTACCTGCTGGCGCAGATGGTCGGCGCGGGCGCGCTGGTCGCGCTGCTACTGGGCATCAAGGCCGGCGAGACGTTCCTGGGGATGACCGCCGACACCGCCAAGATCCTGACGATCGTCCTGGTCGGCGCGCTGATGATCGTCTACGTGACGATCGGCGGCATGAAGGGCACCACCTGGGTGCAGATCGTCAAGGCCGCCCTGCTGATGACCGGGGCCGCGCTGATGACGGTGCTGGTCCTGTGGAAGTTCAACTTCAACCTGTCGTCGCTGCTCGGCCAGGCGGCCGAGGCGTCCGGCAAGGGATCGGCGTTCCTCGAGCCGGGCCTGCGCTACGGCGTCGAGACCGCCGGCGACGCCGGCAAGACGCTGACCAGCAAGCTCGACCTGATCAGCCTCGGACTGGCCCTGGTGCTCGGCACCGCCGGCCTGCCGCACATCCTGATCCGCTTCTACACCGTGCCCACGGCGCGAGCGGCCCGGACGTCGGTCAACTGGGCGATCACGCTGATCGGCATCTTCTACCTGATGACGCTGGCGCTCGGCTTCGGTGCGGCGGCCCTCGTCGGCGGCAAGGCGATCGCGGCCCAGGACGCGGCCGGCAACACCGCGGCCCCGCAGCTCGCCGAGGAACTGGGCAAGGAGTACGCGGGCAACGGCGGTGGGGCGGTGCTGCTCGCGGTCATCGCCGCGGTCGCGTTCGCCACGATCCTCGCCGTGGTCGCCGGCCTGACGCTGGCGTCGAGCTCCTCGCTCGCGCACGACTTCTACGCGAACGTCGTCAAGCGTGGGCAGGTCAGCGAGCGTCAGGAGGTCAACGTCGCCAAGATCGCGGCGTTCGTGATCGGCGCGATCTCGATCGTGCTGGCGATCTTCGCCCAGCAGCTCAACGTGGCGTTCCTGGTCGCGCTGGCGTTCGCGGTGGCGGCGTCGGCGAACCTGCCGGCGATTCTGCTCTCGCTGTTCTGGAAGCGGTTCAACACCACCGGAGCGACCGCCGGCATCTACGGCGGCCTGATCGCGGCCGTCGTACTGGTGTTCTTCTCCCCGGTGGTGTCGGGCAAGGGCGTGAACGCGACGACCGGCAAGAGCCTGTCGCTGTTCCCGGCCGACGTCGACTTCCACTGGTTCCCGCTGGACAACCCCGGTCTGGTCTCGATCCCGATCGGGTTCGCCTGCGCGATCATCGGCACCTACCTCTCGAAGGAACGGGACGACGAGAAGTGGGCCGAGCTCGAGGTCCGGTCGCTGACCGGCTCGGGCGCCGTGTAA
- a CDS encoding DUF485 domain-containing protein: MSTDVQPTDAEVPDERGRRAIAMQASDEFAQLRHTIRRFIFPMTAAFLVWYLLYVVLSAYARDFMGTKVVGNINIAFVFGILQFVSTFLIAWLYSRYAAQRFDPQAESIKAELDAEAGTAAVDPADAPPATPTPAATAPAEADVTKDEGAAK; the protein is encoded by the coding sequence ATGTCCACCGATGTCCAACCGACGGACGCCGAAGTTCCAGACGAGCGTGGCCGACGAGCCATCGCCATGCAGGCGAGTGACGAGTTCGCCCAGCTCCGCCACACCATTCGCCGGTTCATCTTCCCGATGACCGCGGCGTTCCTGGTCTGGTACCTGCTGTACGTCGTGCTGTCCGCCTATGCGCGGGACTTCATGGGTACGAAGGTCGTCGGGAACATCAACATCGCGTTCGTTTTCGGCATCCTGCAGTTCGTCTCGACGTTCCTGATCGCCTGGCTCTACTCCCGCTACGCGGCCCAGCGCTTCGACCCGCAGGCCGAGAGCATCAAGGCCGAGCTGGACGCCGAAGCCGGCACGGCTGCGGTCGACCCGGCCGACGCGCCGCCCGCGACACCCACGCCCGCCGCCACCGCGCCGGCCGAAGCCGACGTGACCAAGGACGAGGGGGCCGCCAAGTGA
- a CDS encoding arginine deiminase yields MAESRPYVDSEVGRLRTVMLHRPGPELRRLTPRNNGSLLFDGIPWVARAQEEHDAFAEALRAHDVEVLYVDQLLAEALVDPGARKDITEVLLSDRRWGDTLRRRVAAHLDDLDAERLAATVIAGLAHDELGGGAGLTFQLMDQHDFVLEPLPNTLFTRDSSVWIRDAAAVTSMAMPARLRESAITGTIYRWHPRFAGSSSLYGRDLEPLEGGDVLLLAPGVVAVGVGERTTPAGAERLATRLFSEKTTHTVLAVPIAQQRATMHLDTVCTMVDLDAVVAYPAVADTLMAYRLTRGETGEPRVDGPRPFLEAAAEAMGLERLRVIPTGLDPVTAEREQWDDGNNTLCLAPRLAVAYERNVETNAQLEDAGIEVIRIPGSELGSGRGGPRCMSCPIVRDPLSAG; encoded by the coding sequence ATGGCTGAATCACGCCCGTACGTCGATAGTGAAGTCGGTCGGCTCCGCACCGTGATGCTGCATCGGCCCGGCCCGGAGCTTCGTCGCCTCACCCCGCGCAACAACGGCTCCCTGCTCTTCGACGGCATTCCCTGGGTCGCCCGCGCCCAGGAGGAGCACGACGCGTTCGCCGAAGCGCTGCGCGCGCACGACGTCGAGGTGCTCTACGTCGATCAGTTGCTGGCCGAGGCGCTGGTCGATCCGGGGGCCCGGAAGGACATCACCGAGGTGCTGCTCAGCGATCGCCGATGGGGTGACACGCTCCGCCGGCGGGTCGCCGCCCACCTCGACGACCTGGACGCCGAACGGCTCGCGGCCACGGTGATCGCCGGGCTGGCTCACGACGAGCTCGGCGGAGGCGCCGGCCTGACGTTCCAGCTCATGGATCAGCACGACTTCGTGCTCGAGCCGCTCCCGAACACGCTCTTCACCCGAGACTCCAGCGTCTGGATCCGGGACGCGGCCGCGGTCACGAGCATGGCCATGCCCGCCCGCCTCCGGGAGAGTGCGATCACCGGGACGATCTACCGCTGGCACCCGCGGTTCGCCGGTTCGTCGTCTCTGTACGGACGGGACCTCGAACCCCTCGAGGGTGGCGACGTCCTGCTCCTCGCCCCCGGCGTCGTCGCGGTCGGCGTCGGGGAGCGGACGACGCCCGCCGGCGCCGAGCGACTCGCGACCCGGCTGTTCAGTGAGAAGACCACTCACACGGTCCTCGCCGTCCCGATCGCCCAGCAGCGCGCGACCATGCACCTCGACACCGTCTGCACGATGGTCGACCTCGACGCGGTCGTCGCCTACCCGGCGGTCGCCGACACGCTCATGGCCTACCGACTGACCAGGGGCGAGACCGGCGAGCCCCGGGTCGATGGACCGCGACCGTTCCTCGAGGCCGCGGCCGAGGCGATGGGGCTCGAACGCCTGCGCGTGATCCCCACCGGCCTCGATCCGGTCACCGCCGAACGCGAGCAGTGGGACGACGGCAACAACACGCTCTGCCTCGCCCCCCGGCTCGCGGTGGCCTACGAGCGGAACGTCGAGACGAACGCCCAGCTCGAGGACGCCGGCATCGAGGTGATCCGGATCCCCGGCAGCGAGCTCGGCTCCGGCCGGGGCGGCCCCAGGTGCATGTCGTGCCCGATCGTCCGCGACCCGCTCAGCGCAGGGTGA
- a CDS encoding glycerophosphodiester phosphodiesterase produces MHSDGPLVVAHRGSSYLLAEHTLAAYEKALAEGADGLECDVRLTRDGHLVCVHDRRLERTSDGRGPVSERSLEDLNSLDFGAWKVDLPESADDLVAAGRDLDYRRPVVDDDKVRDAQRRVLTFDRLLELFVDSGRKVQLYVETKHPTRWGGLVEQRVVASLRRFGLLDEVRTPDVETSRVVVMSFSPMAVRRLRELAPSLPAVMLFDGIPRLYREGTLPFGATIAGPGVHVLRSRPRFAERIHAAGNKLYVWTVDEPADIEFVTSLGADMIATNRPARLLDHLQRTP; encoded by the coding sequence GTGCACTCCGACGGCCCACTGGTCGTGGCCCATCGAGGTTCTTCATATCTGCTGGCCGAGCACACGTTGGCGGCCTACGAGAAGGCGCTCGCCGAAGGTGCGGACGGTCTCGAGTGTGACGTCCGCCTGACTCGGGACGGCCACCTGGTCTGCGTCCACGACCGTCGTCTCGAACGGACGTCCGACGGACGCGGACCGGTCAGCGAACGGTCGCTCGAGGACCTGAACTCGCTCGACTTCGGAGCCTGGAAGGTCGACCTGCCGGAGTCCGCGGACGACCTGGTCGCGGCCGGCCGCGACCTCGACTACCGCCGGCCGGTCGTCGACGACGACAAGGTCCGGGACGCCCAGCGTCGCGTGCTGACGTTCGACCGGCTGCTCGAGCTGTTCGTGGACTCCGGGCGGAAGGTCCAGCTCTACGTGGAGACCAAGCATCCGACCCGCTGGGGCGGCCTGGTCGAGCAGCGGGTCGTGGCCAGCCTGCGCCGGTTCGGCCTGCTCGACGAGGTGCGCACGCCCGACGTCGAGACGTCCCGGGTCGTCGTCATGTCGTTCTCGCCGATGGCCGTGCGACGCCTGCGCGAGCTCGCGCCGTCGCTGCCCGCGGTGATGCTGTTCGACGGGATCCCCCGGCTGTACCGCGAGGGCACGCTGCCGTTCGGCGCGACGATCGCCGGGCCGGGAGTCCACGTGCTGCGGTCGCGGCCGCGGTTCGCCGAGCGGATCCACGCGGCCGGCAACAAGCTCTACGTCTGGACGGTCGACGAGCCGGCCGACATCGAGTTCGTGACCAGCCTGGGCGCCGACATGATCGCGACCAACCGGCCGGCCCGCCTCCTCGATCACCTGCAACGCACGCCCTGA
- a CDS encoding rhodanese-like domain-containing protein — protein MVQPIPADVPDVHADSIGDDVYLLDVREQDEWDAGHAPHAHHIPMREIPGRLAEVPTVGDVVVVCRVGGRSAQVAAYLAAQGWENVANLDGGMLSWEATGRPVVADTGLPARVL, from the coding sequence ATGGTGCAGCCGATCCCCGCCGATGTTCCCGACGTCCACGCCGACTCGATCGGTGACGACGTCTACCTGCTCGACGTCCGGGAGCAGGACGAGTGGGACGCCGGCCACGCACCGCACGCCCACCACATCCCGATGCGCGAGATCCCGGGCCGCCTGGCCGAGGTGCCCACGGTCGGCGACGTCGTCGTGGTCTGCCGGGTCGGCGGGCGCTCCGCGCAGGTCGCCGCGTACCTCGCCGCCCAAGGTTGGGAGAACGTCGCCAACCTCGACGGCGGGATGCTCTCCTGGGAGGCCACCGGCCGGCCGGTCGTCGCCGACACCGGGCTACCGGCCCGCGTGCTTTGA
- a CDS encoding class I SAM-dependent methyltransferase yields MRRTGRSHLSEGIRAQHDPLTAGLPWYGWLFDRILAHTPDVAAVLEVGAGAGLLWTYNYDRLPMAWWVWLTDLSPDVVTELRNAVDGAPQVTVTQGEFADLPLGDSAFDTVVANHLLEVLDDPSQALGEFERVLRPGGSILLAADGPTHLIELDRLLAGRVEGWRPLEVPRYHLGNATTALAERFAGVRLERFSEGFRLADADAVVGLLGAVCGAQLSATHSREIRAEVAAVIERDGHFHLTTDTGLFVATAR; encoded by the coding sequence GTGCGGCGCACCGGCCGTTCCCACTTGTCCGAGGGGATCCGCGCGCAGCACGACCCTCTGACGGCCGGGCTGCCCTGGTACGGCTGGCTGTTCGACCGGATCCTTGCCCACACTCCCGACGTCGCGGCCGTGCTCGAGGTCGGGGCGGGCGCCGGCCTGCTCTGGACGTACAACTACGACCGGCTGCCGATGGCCTGGTGGGTCTGGCTCACCGACCTCTCGCCGGACGTCGTCACCGAGCTACGCAACGCGGTCGACGGAGCCCCGCAGGTCACCGTGACGCAGGGGGAGTTCGCCGACCTGCCGCTGGGCGACTCGGCGTTCGACACCGTGGTCGCCAACCACCTGCTCGAGGTACTCGACGACCCGTCGCAGGCGCTGGGGGAGTTCGAGCGGGTGTTGCGCCCGGGCGGCTCGATCCTGCTCGCGGCCGACGGCCCCACGCACCTGATCGAGCTCGACCGGCTGCTGGCCGGCCGGGTCGAGGGCTGGCGTCCGCTGGAGGTCCCGCGGTACCACCTCGGCAACGCGACCACCGCGCTGGCCGAGCGGTTCGCCGGCGTGCGGCTGGAGCGGTTCTCCGAGGGCTTCCGGCTGGCCGACGCGGACGCGGTCGTCGGGCTGCTGGGCGCGGTGTGCGGCGCGCAGCTCTCCGCCACCCACTCCCGCGAGATCCGCGCCGAGGTGGCCGCCGTCATCGAACGCGACGGCCACTTCCACTTGACGACCGACACCGGCCTATTCGTGGCGACCGCGCGTTAG
- a CDS encoding DoxX family protein — protein MTPVRFAARALLGYTFVRGGYAALRNPGESADAVRPLVERVSTRFPQVPKDPATVVRATAAAQILSGVALATGRAPRLSALLLAGTLVPGGGLLPHRGEDATPETKARQRAELEKNLAVLGGLVLAAVDTEGKPGLSWRARRAARDARKATEHAAKTARRSARSARKSTELAAKSAREKLPV, from the coding sequence ATGACTCCAGTACGGTTCGCGGCCCGGGCGTTGCTGGGCTACACGTTCGTGCGCGGTGGGTACGCCGCGCTGCGCAATCCCGGCGAGTCGGCGGACGCCGTGCGCCCGCTGGTCGAGCGGGTCTCGACCCGGTTCCCGCAGGTGCCGAAGGACCCGGCGACCGTGGTCCGGGCGACCGCGGCCGCGCAGATCCTGAGCGGCGTCGCGCTCGCGACCGGGCGCGCCCCGCGGCTCTCGGCGCTGCTGCTCGCCGGCACGCTGGTCCCGGGCGGCGGTCTCCTGCCGCACCGCGGCGAGGACGCGACGCCCGAGACCAAGGCGCGCCAGCGCGCCGAGCTCGAGAAGAACCTCGCCGTGCTCGGCGGGCTCGTGCTGGCCGCGGTCGACACCGAGGGCAAGCCCGGCCTGTCCTGGCGCGCCCGGCGAGCCGCGCGCGACGCCCGGAAGGCGACCGAGCACGCCGCCAAGACCGCCCGGCGCAGCGCCCGCTCGGCCCGCAAGTCGACCGAGCTCGCGGCGAAGTCGGCCCGGGAGAAGCTGCCGGTCTGA
- a CDS encoding LytR/AlgR family response regulator transcription factor, giving the protein MGVVKLRALAVDDEPLQLDELAYLLRGDAGVGEVVTASDTTEALRTLRDQHVDVVFLDIRMPGLDGMELARVLSRFASPPVVVFVTAHDDRAVDAFDLGAADYLLKPVRADRLAEAVRRAARARPQQQPEPVSDDVIPVELAGTTRMLPRSAVRWVEAHGDYARLHTADANHLVRVPLSLLAERWADAGFVRIHRSYLVALRVIAELRLGSSGYVVVVDGRELPVSRRHTRELKDRLVRAAKTGWR; this is encoded by the coding sequence ATGGGCGTCGTGAAATTACGGGCACTGGCGGTCGACGACGAACCGCTCCAGCTCGACGAGCTGGCCTACCTGCTCCGCGGCGACGCCGGAGTCGGCGAGGTGGTCACGGCCTCGGACACGACCGAGGCGCTGCGCACGCTCCGCGACCAGCACGTCGACGTCGTGTTCCTCGACATCCGGATGCCCGGCCTGGACGGCATGGAGCTGGCCCGGGTGCTCAGCCGCTTCGCGTCGCCGCCGGTCGTGGTGTTCGTCACCGCGCACGACGACCGGGCAGTGGACGCGTTCGACCTCGGCGCGGCCGACTACCTGCTCAAGCCGGTGCGCGCGGACCGGCTGGCCGAGGCCGTGCGGCGGGCCGCCCGGGCCCGTCCGCAGCAACAGCCCGAGCCCGTCTCCGACGACGTCATCCCGGTGGAGCTGGCCGGCACCACGCGGATGCTGCCCCGCTCGGCGGTCCGCTGGGTCGAGGCCCACGGCGACTACGCCCGGCTGCACACCGCCGACGCCAACCACCTCGTCCGGGTGCCGCTGTCGCTGCTGGCCGAGCGCTGGGCCGACGCGGGGTTCGTCCGGATCCACCGGTCGTACCTGGTCGCTCTGCGGGTGATCGCCGAGCTGCGCCTGGGCTCGAGCGGCTACGTCGTCGTGGTCGACGGGCGCGAGCTACCGGTCAGCCGCCGCCACACCCGCGAGCTCAAGGACCGGCTGGTCCGGGCGGCGAAGACGGGCTGGCGCTGA
- a CDS encoding DUF5926 family protein, producing the protein MGKRGRREGRREKTRDVFVGRPFEGLATEAEWVALRELVPAATAPLKFAEHPDRPVILTTVLPMALPALVKPDGRIFLSVQMPARSGDLSRDLAAVLEDALVVEPGNYVGASGLPGPGPRLQDLLADDGALDVTVHDTFDYWLDDPRPDDPEVSSSLEQANASILPTVAVPSAPAAYWCQVAEKAHLRWVLPEPEDTALDALARLQSAGDLALGSSGRYVGAFRAHGLLAPVWDLPHDPEASEYEQPLADLAKRYADAVSVTDPLTPAERRARDGLRGRQLTLR; encoded by the coding sequence GTGGGCAAGCGGGGACGCCGCGAAGGCCGGCGCGAGAAGACCAGGGACGTGTTCGTCGGGCGTCCGTTCGAGGGGTTGGCCACCGAAGCCGAGTGGGTGGCGCTCCGCGAGCTGGTGCCTGCGGCGACCGCACCCCTGAAGTTCGCCGAGCACCCGGACCGTCCGGTGATCCTGACGACCGTGCTGCCGATGGCCCTTCCGGCGCTGGTCAAGCCGGACGGCCGGATCTTCCTGTCGGTGCAGATGCCCGCGCGCTCGGGCGACCTCAGCCGTGACCTCGCGGCCGTGCTCGAGGACGCGTTGGTCGTCGAGCCGGGCAACTACGTCGGTGCCTCCGGCCTGCCCGGACCGGGGCCGCGCCTGCAGGACCTGCTCGCCGACGACGGGGCGCTCGACGTCACCGTGCACGACACGTTCGACTACTGGCTCGACGATCCGCGTCCGGACGATCCGGAGGTCAGCTCCAGCCTCGAGCAGGCGAACGCGTCGATCCTGCCGACGGTCGCGGTGCCTTCGGCACCGGCCGCCTACTGGTGTCAGGTCGCCGAGAAGGCGCACCTCCGGTGGGTGCTTCCCGAGCCCGAAGACACCGCTCTGGACGCGTTGGCACGCCTGCAATCCGCGGGCGATCTGGCGCTCGGCTCGTCCGGGCGGTACGTCGGCGCGTTCCGGGCCCACGGCCTGCTGGCGCCGGTGTGGGACCTGCCGCACGACCCCGAGGCGTCCGAATACGAACAGCCGCTGGCCGACCTGGCCAAGCGCTACGCGGACGCGGTGTCGGTGACGGACCCGCTGACGCCGGCCGAGCGCCGCGCCCGCGACGGCCTGAGGGGCCGGCAGCTCACCCTGCGCTGA